One stretch of Lysobacter sp. TY2-98 DNA includes these proteins:
- the cfa gene encoding cyclopropane fatty acyl phospholipid synthase has product MPDSWARRRVEALLRPAGVAVGGYAPHDIDVHNAAFFRRVLAGGSLAFGETYVDGWWDARQLDDCLSRLLAAELDMKVEILSARVRREFVARLRNAQAGLRRMRVAEVHYDLGNDLYAAMLGARLVYSCGYWAQAETLDDAQLAKLDLIARKLDLQPGMRVLDVGCGWGEALKYFAVRYGITGVGVTISRQQAEYGEQICKGLPVTIKLCDYREVGAKFDRVFSIGMFEHVGYRNYAEYFATVRDRLEPDGLLLLHSIGSNVSTHRTDPWIERYIFPNSMLPSATQITHAFEGRFVLEDWHSFGPDYDRTLRAWRANIEEAWSCLPARYDERFRRMWRYYLSASMAAFRVRQAQLWQLVLSPNGVPGGYRSVR; this is encoded by the coding sequence TTGCCCGATTCGTGGGCTCGACGACGCGTCGAGGCGCTACTTCGCCCCGCCGGCGTCGCCGTCGGCGGGTACGCGCCGCACGACATCGACGTCCATAACGCCGCGTTCTTCCGTCGCGTTCTTGCCGGTGGCTCGCTCGCGTTTGGTGAAACATATGTAGACGGCTGGTGGGATGCGCGCCAGCTCGATGACTGCCTGTCGCGTCTACTGGCCGCCGAACTCGACATGAAAGTCGAGATACTCAGTGCGAGAGTCCGGCGCGAGTTCGTGGCGCGCCTCCGGAACGCACAGGCCGGCCTGCGTCGCATGCGTGTCGCTGAGGTCCACTATGACCTGGGCAACGATCTCTACGCCGCCATGCTGGGTGCCCGGCTGGTCTACAGCTGTGGTTACTGGGCCCAAGCGGAGACGCTCGATGACGCGCAGCTGGCGAAACTCGACCTCATCGCCCGCAAGCTCGACCTGCAGCCGGGCATGCGCGTGCTCGACGTCGGGTGCGGCTGGGGCGAAGCGCTGAAATACTTTGCCGTTCGCTACGGCATCACCGGCGTCGGCGTGACGATTTCGCGCCAGCAGGCCGAGTACGGCGAACAGATCTGCAAGGGGCTTCCGGTCACCATCAAACTCTGCGACTACCGCGAGGTCGGTGCGAAGTTCGATCGCGTGTTCTCCATTGGCATGTTCGAGCACGTGGGCTACCGAAACTACGCCGAATACTTCGCGACTGTCCGCGATCGCCTGGAACCCGACGGCCTGCTCCTGCTGCACTCGATCGGTTCGAACGTCTCGACGCATCGCACCGACCCCTGGATCGAGCGCTACATCTTTCCGAACTCGATGCTGCCCTCGGCCACACAGATCACCCATGCGTTCGAAGGGCGCTTCGTCCTTGAGGACTGGCACAGCTTCGGCCCCGATTACGACCGCACGCTCCGCGCATGGCGGGCGAACATCGAAGAGGCGTGGTCGTGCCTGCCTGCACGCTATGACGAGCGATTTCGCCGCATGTGGCGTTACTACCTGTCGGCCAGCATGGCGGCGTTCCGGGTACGCCAGGCGCAACTCTGGCAGCTGGTGCTG
- a CDS encoding MBOAT family O-acyltransferase: MVFNSLTFAVFFVLVLAMHSLPLGWTTKKVNLLLASYLFYAAWNPPFIILLWISTVVDWYAAQGLVHAQRPLARKAWMLLSVVVNLGMLAWFKYGEFALDNFAALMHSLGVAYQPPKSDIVLPVGISFYTFATLSYTLDVYLRRAMPARNFLDYALFVTFFPHLVAGPIMRPTELVPQFEQPRRASGDAIRFGLALMTLGLFMKVVLADGFLAPPAEGVFDAKTAPGALDAWIGTLAFSGQIFCDFAGYSTTAIGAAMCLGFAMPDNFRFPYAAIGFSDFWRRWHITLSSWLRDYLYIPLGGNRHGPARTYIALMLTMLLGGLWHGANWTFVAWGGLHGLYLAGERMLRSRFGHWRPGPLTFFGLGLLTYALINVTWVFFRSKTFEGAFTMLRGMAGATPHPMPLLSACELVAVALIMTSIVAVHWRMRDTTLEAVVARIPAPAIAVGWAAMAFAVVVEQGEGNAFIYFQF, encoded by the coding sequence ATGGTCTTCAACTCGCTCACCTTCGCGGTGTTCTTCGTGCTCGTGCTGGCGATGCATTCGCTGCCGCTGGGCTGGACGACCAAGAAAGTCAATCTGCTGCTCGCGAGCTACCTGTTCTACGCCGCGTGGAACCCGCCTTTCATCATCCTGCTGTGGATTTCCACAGTAGTGGATTGGTACGCCGCGCAGGGCCTCGTGCACGCGCAGAGACCCCTTGCGCGCAAGGCGTGGATGCTGCTGTCGGTGGTGGTGAACCTCGGCATGCTGGCATGGTTCAAGTACGGCGAGTTCGCGCTCGACAACTTCGCCGCGTTGATGCACTCGCTGGGCGTCGCCTATCAGCCGCCGAAGTCCGACATCGTGCTTCCGGTCGGCATTTCGTTCTACACGTTCGCCACGTTGTCCTACACGCTCGATGTGTACCTGCGCCGCGCGATGCCCGCGCGCAACTTCCTCGACTACGCGCTGTTTGTGACGTTCTTCCCGCACCTCGTTGCCGGCCCGATCATGCGGCCGACCGAGCTGGTGCCACAGTTCGAGCAGCCGCGCCGCGCGAGCGGCGACGCGATCCGCTTCGGCCTGGCGCTGATGACGCTCGGTCTCTTCATGAAGGTCGTGTTGGCAGACGGTTTCCTCGCACCGCCCGCGGAAGGAGTGTTCGACGCGAAGACGGCGCCGGGCGCTCTCGATGCCTGGATCGGCACGCTCGCCTTCAGCGGACAGATCTTCTGCGACTTCGCCGGCTATTCCACGACGGCGATCGGCGCGGCGATGTGCCTCGGCTTTGCGATGCCCGACAACTTCCGGTTCCCTTATGCGGCTATCGGGTTCTCGGACTTCTGGCGACGTTGGCACATCACCCTGTCGTCGTGGCTTCGCGACTACCTCTACATCCCACTGGGTGGTAACCGCCACGGTCCCGCGCGCACTTATATCGCGCTGATGCTGACGATGCTGCTAGGTGGCCTGTGGCACGGCGCGAACTGGACCTTCGTCGCCTGGGGCGGGCTGCATGGTTTGTACCTCGCCGGTGAACGCATGCTGCGTTCGCGATTCGGGCACTGGCGACCCGGGCCGCTTACCTTCTTCGGACTCGGGTTGCTGACGTACGCGTTGATCAACGTGACGTGGGTGTTCTTCCGCTCGAAGACCTTCGAAGGCGCGTTCACGATGCTGCGTGGCATGGCCGGCGCAACGCCGCATCCGATGCCGCTGCTGTCGGCGTGCGAGCTGGTCGCCGTCGCGCTGATCATGACGTCGATCGTGGCCGTGCACTGGCGCATGCGCGACACCACGCTCGAAGCGGTGGTCGCACGCATCCCAGCGCCCGCCATCGCAGTCGGCTGGGCGGCCATGGCGTTCGCGGTGGTGGTCGAACAGGGAGAAGGCAATGCCTTCATCTATTTCCAGTTTTGA
- a CDS encoding DUF938 domain-containing protein, protein MTTKPFAPACERNRDPILDVLRTRFLDRRSVLEVGSGTGQHAVHFAAAMPWLSWQCADLPSQLPGIRQWLDEAKLSNTPTPIPLDVSGPWPTGPYDAVFSANTLHIVDWPGVEKFFDGVERVLDNGGVLVVYGPFNEDGIYTSPSNRDFDAWLKARDPRSGIRDVESVRILAGNAGLRLVDDVAMPANNRCLVWQRG, encoded by the coding sequence ATGACGACCAAGCCTTTCGCGCCCGCCTGCGAGCGCAATCGTGATCCGATCCTCGATGTGCTGCGTACCCGCTTCTTGGACCGCCGCAGCGTGCTCGAGGTCGGCAGCGGCACCGGCCAACATGCCGTGCATTTCGCTGCGGCGATGCCATGGTTGTCGTGGCAGTGCGCCGATCTCCCTTCGCAGTTGCCTGGTATCCGGCAATGGTTGGACGAGGCGAAACTTTCCAATACGCCGACGCCGATCCCGCTCGATGTATCTGGGCCTTGGCCGACGGGGCCGTACGATGCGGTGTTCAGCGCCAACACGCTGCACATCGTCGACTGGCCAGGCGTCGAGAAGTTCTTCGACGGCGTTGAACGCGTACTCGACAATGGGGGTGTGCTCGTCGTGTACGGCCCCTTCAACGAAGACGGCATCTACACGAGCCCAAGTAACCGCGACTTCGATGCTTGGCTAAAAGCGCGTGATCCGCGCTCAGGGATCCGAGATGTTGAGTCGGTGCGGATCCTCGCGGGGAACGCTGGTCTGCGGCTTGTCGACGACGTGGCCATGCCGGCGAACAACCGCTGCCTTGTCTGGCAGCGCGGCTGA
- a CDS encoding ABC transporter permease, whose protein sequence is MEFAKLRRSLALLLCAAAPLFVAVLMAIIFNRQGGKDLPWSMYLTGNAATWGFFMLPMSVTALTVLIAQMEHGPRFWNHLLALPVPRASVLLAKLVVALLLCAAMTLALGMLAPVSGLIADALTPGRSLAGSPDFRAFAGLLARMFASAWFLVALQLWAALRWRSFVPPLVLGIGGTFVAVAATGSDLGPYFPWLIPTNALARSGNAATTALIVGVLGGAVCSVLMVLDTQRRLLR, encoded by the coding sequence GTGGAGTTCGCCAAGCTCCGACGCTCGCTCGCGCTGCTGCTGTGCGCGGCGGCGCCGCTGTTCGTCGCGGTATTGATGGCCATCATCTTCAATCGCCAGGGCGGAAAGGACCTGCCGTGGTCGATGTACCTCACCGGCAACGCGGCGACGTGGGGATTCTTCATGCTGCCCATGTCGGTGACCGCGCTGACCGTGCTCATCGCACAAATGGAGCACGGGCCGCGCTTCTGGAATCACCTGCTCGCATTGCCCGTGCCGCGCGCGTCGGTTCTGCTTGCCAAACTCGTCGTTGCGCTGCTGCTGTGTGCGGCGATGACGCTTGCACTCGGCATGCTGGCCCCCGTGAGTGGTCTGATCGCCGACGCACTTACGCCCGGTCGATCGCTTGCGGGGTCGCCCGATTTCCGCGCGTTCGCCGGCTTGCTGGCGCGAATGTTCGCGAGTGCCTGGTTCCTCGTCGCGCTTCAACTCTGGGCCGCCCTGCGCTGGCGCAGTTTCGTGCCACCGCTCGTGCTCGGCATTGGCGGCACATTCGTCGCCGTCGCCGCGACCGGCTCGGACCTAGGCCCATACTTTCCATGGCTCATCCCAACGAATGCGCTGGCGCGATCGGGAAACGCGGCCACAACCGCACTCATCGTAGGCGTCTTAGGCGGCGCGGTGTGCAGCGTGCTGATGGTCCTGGATACGCAGAGGCGGCTGCTGCGCTGA
- a CDS encoding ABC transporter ATP-binding protein produces the protein MTVAIRARGLGCRFGGVEAVRDLDLDVPTGAIYGFLGPNGAGKTTTIRMILGLLRPTAGAISLFGHDVQRERLQAARLTGAMVETPCHYDHLTGRENLAITARLLGVPRSAIDRVLGIVSLSGDAGRRVGAYSLGMRQRLGVARALLGSPRLLVLDEPTNGLDPHGVRDMRLVLRELPEREGVTVLVSSHALGEIDQIATHVGLMDRGALVLQGTVDDLRRRHGARIEIQTDQPEIARELLHRTGLDVRVDGDRVLVHGSAQASELAKLNALLVRHDIPVHGLGARAACLEEMFHELTLAPVAAHA, from the coding sequence ATGACAGTCGCTATCCGCGCCCGGGGCCTCGGCTGCCGCTTCGGCGGCGTCGAGGCGGTCCGCGACCTCGACCTCGACGTGCCCACCGGCGCCATCTACGGATTCCTCGGCCCCAACGGGGCGGGCAAGACCACCACGATCCGGATGATCCTGGGGTTGCTCCGCCCAACGGCCGGCGCGATCTCGCTGTTCGGCCACGACGTGCAACGCGAGCGCCTGCAGGCCGCGCGCCTCACCGGCGCGATGGTCGAGACGCCGTGCCATTACGACCACCTGACCGGCCGCGAGAACCTCGCGATCACTGCGCGCCTGTTGGGCGTTCCCCGCAGTGCGATCGATCGCGTGCTCGGCATCGTCTCCCTGTCGGGCGATGCCGGTCGCCGGGTCGGCGCGTACTCGCTGGGGATGCGCCAGAGGCTCGGCGTGGCGCGGGCGCTGCTCGGCAGCCCGCGCCTGCTCGTGCTGGACGAGCCCACCAACGGGCTGGATCCGCACGGCGTGCGGGACATGCGCCTGGTGCTGCGCGAACTGCCCGAGCGCGAGGGAGTCACGGTCCTCGTCTCCAGCCATGCGCTGGGCGAGATCGACCAGATCGCGACCCACGTCGGCCTCATGGATCGCGGCGCCCTTGTCCTTCAAGGCACCGTGGACGATTTGCGCCGGCGCCATGGCGCGCGCATCGAGATCCAGACCGACCAGCCCGAGATCGCCCGCGAACTTCTTCACAGGACGGGGCTCGACGTGCGTGTCGATGGAGACCGCGTGCTCGTGCACGGCTCCGCGCAGGCATCGGAACTCGCGAAGCTCAATGCGTTGCTGGTCCGCCACGACATTCCGGTACATGGCCTGGGCGCACGCGCGGCCTGCCTCGAGGAGATGTTCCATGAACTCACGCTCGCGCCGGTCGCCGCCCATGCATGA
- a CDS encoding helix-turn-helix transcriptional regulator, giving the protein MPVGVTLDAVLAARRMTAKELARRVGLSETQLSMLRTGKVRGMRFSTMAALCAVLECQPGDLLSYTFDASDVGGAVNDGVQPK; this is encoded by the coding sequence ATGCCGGTCGGGGTCACATTGGACGCGGTGCTCGCCGCGCGACGGATGACGGCCAAAGAGCTGGCGCGTCGCGTGGGACTGAGCGAAACGCAGCTCTCGATGCTGCGTACCGGAAAGGTTCGCGGCATGCGCTTTTCGACCATGGCGGCCCTGTGCGCCGTTCTCGAGTGCCAACCCGGTGATTTGCTGTCCTATACGTTCGATGCATCCGACGTCGGCGGTGCGGTCAACGACGGAGTTCAGCCGAAGTGA
- a CDS encoding glutaredoxin family protein produces the protein MNAPTSRRATLYRMVMPTHTCPFGIKALDLLRRRGFTVDDRWLTTREQVDAFKAEHGVATTPQAFTGGQRIGGYDDLRRHFGKTVRDPKATTYKPVLAVFAMTALMAVAVSQAAYEKPMTWQALQWFVGLSMCVLALLKLQDVERFSSMFLGYDLLAKRWVPYAYIYPFAEAAAGVLMVAGVLHAVSIPVALLIGGIGAASVIKAVYIDKREIKCACVGGDSRVPLGAVSLAENLMMVGMAMWMLARLM, from the coding sequence ATGAACGCACCAACCAGCCGTCGCGCCACCCTTTATCGGATGGTGATGCCGACCCACACGTGCCCGTTCGGCATCAAGGCGCTAGACCTGCTTCGCCGGCGCGGTTTCACCGTCGACGATCGCTGGTTGACCACGCGCGAGCAGGTCGATGCCTTCAAGGCCGAGCACGGCGTAGCCACCACGCCGCAAGCGTTCACAGGTGGCCAGCGCATCGGGGGATACGACGACCTGCGCCGCCATTTCGGCAAGACCGTACGCGATCCTAAAGCGACCACTTACAAGCCAGTATTGGCTGTCTTCGCCATGACGGCGTTGATGGCAGTGGCTGTGAGCCAAGCCGCGTACGAAAAGCCGATGACCTGGCAGGCGTTGCAGTGGTTCGTCGGCCTGTCCATGTGTGTGCTCGCGCTTCTGAAGTTGCAGGACGTCGAGCGCTTTTCAAGCATGTTTCTGGGCTATGACCTACTCGCGAAGCGGTGGGTGCCCTATGCGTACATCTACCCGTTCGCAGAGGCGGCGGCGGGCGTGCTGATGGTTGCGGGCGTGCTGCACGCCGTGTCCATTCCCGTTGCGCTGCTCATTGGCGGCATCGGTGCCGCGTCCGTCATCAAGGCGGTCTACATCGACAAGCGCGAAATCAAGTGCGCTTGCGTAGGCGGTGACAGTCGCGTCCCGCTCGGTGCGGTGTCGCTTGCCGAGAACCTGATGATGGTCGGCATGGCGATGTGGATGCTCGCGCGCCTGATGTAG
- a CDS encoding MerR family transcriptional regulator has protein sequence MDGMTIAGLARAGGVGVETVRYYQRRGLLGVPERGIDSGIRRYGSDDVRKLRFIRSAQSAGFTLEEIASLVEMDAVADRGPARALALQRIEALDAKIAELTEARNGLVRLAARCGGKGAGPCPILSAFEPEG, from the coding sequence ATGGACGGAATGACGATTGCCGGGCTGGCGCGCGCCGGCGGTGTGGGCGTCGAAACGGTGCGCTACTACCAGCGACGCGGACTGCTCGGCGTACCGGAGCGCGGAATTGACTCCGGCATCCGTCGGTATGGCAGCGATGACGTACGCAAGCTCCGCTTCATCCGATCCGCACAATCGGCTGGCTTCACTTTGGAGGAGATCGCGTCACTCGTGGAAATGGATGCGGTTGCTGACCGCGGGCCCGCGCGAGCGTTGGCGCTGCAACGCATCGAGGCACTTGATGCCAAGATCGCGGAGCTAACCGAGGCGCGCAACGGTCTGGTTCGCTTGGCTGCGCGCTGCGGTGGCAAGGGTGCAGGGCCGTGCCCGATTCTTTCGGCGTTCGAGCCTGAGGGTTAG
- a CDS encoding divalent metal cation transporter yields MQGASAFAAFMAVLGPGLLAGLSDDDPAGITTYSVLGTDHGYRLIWIIPASTVLLIQFHMMAMRLGAATGKGFVGIIRERWGRRYGYAALVGLVFANFGTICAEYAGISAACSLVGIPTWVSTPVSALLISLVVVLGSFHRVERVLLLISATLGLYLIDGVLAKPDWSRVLHGSLTPTLPNDSTGWIAVAATLGTTLAPWGLAFIQSYSVDKKITLAQLRWERVDVVIGSLLTGLIGLAIAVACAATLHRAGVHINDASDAAAALRPLAGSFAKALFGAGLLGAALLAAAVVPLATAYSIAEGVGSPASLDLDTRHFRIFYVAFVVLVAAAASIVSLPGLPLIPLIYSSQVVNAVMLPFHVVALQLLTQDRRIMGNGRSGAATAVAGWTSVGLIVACVAALGLNWLDVLPR; encoded by the coding sequence ATGCAGGGTGCCAGCGCGTTCGCGGCGTTCATGGCGGTACTCGGCCCCGGCTTGCTGGCTGGGCTCTCCGACGATGACCCGGCCGGAATCACCACGTATTCCGTCCTCGGCACCGATCACGGCTATCGCTTGATCTGGATCATCCCGGCCTCGACCGTGCTTCTCATCCAGTTCCACATGATGGCCATGCGCCTCGGCGCCGCAACGGGAAAAGGGTTCGTCGGCATCATCCGGGAACGATGGGGGCGGCGATACGGATATGCGGCACTCGTCGGCCTGGTGTTCGCGAACTTCGGGACGATCTGCGCCGAGTACGCGGGCATCTCCGCCGCGTGTTCGCTCGTCGGCATTCCGACATGGGTCAGCACGCCGGTCTCCGCGTTGCTGATTTCGCTGGTCGTCGTCCTCGGATCGTTCCACCGTGTCGAGCGCGTACTGCTGCTGATCTCCGCGACGCTCGGTCTTTATCTGATCGACGGGGTTCTCGCGAAGCCGGACTGGTCGCGCGTGCTGCACGGCTCACTGACCCCGACCCTGCCGAACGACTCCACCGGCTGGATCGCCGTCGCGGCAACTCTCGGCACGACACTCGCCCCGTGGGGGCTGGCTTTCATCCAGTCGTATTCGGTGGACAAGAAGATCACGCTCGCGCAGCTGCGCTGGGAGCGTGTCGACGTCGTCATCGGTTCCTTGCTGACGGGTCTGATCGGCCTCGCCATCGCTGTCGCATGCGCTGCGACGCTTCATCGCGCGGGCGTCCACATCAACGACGCCAGTGACGCCGCCGCCGCACTGCGGCCGCTCGCCGGTTCATTCGCGAAAGCGCTGTTCGGCGCCGGTCTGCTGGGCGCGGCATTGCTGGCAGCCGCCGTGGTGCCATTGGCCACGGCCTATTCCATCGCAGAAGGCGTCGGCTCACCGGCGTCGCTGGACCTGGACACCCGCCATTTCCGCATCTTCTATGTCGCGTTCGTGGTCCTGGTCGCCGCGGCGGCAAGCATCGTTTCCCTACCCGGCCTGCCGCTGATTCCGCTGATCTACAGCAGCCAGGTCGTCAATGCCGTGATGCTGCCGTTCCACGTCGTGGCACTGCAGTTGCTCACGCAGGACCGCCGAATCATGGGCAACGGACGCTCCGGAGCGGCGACAGCGGTGGCGGGCTGGACGAGCGTCGGCCTGATCGTCGCCTGCGTAGCGGCCTTGGGCCTGAACTGGTTGGACGTACTCCCGCGGTGA
- a CDS encoding BON domain-containing protein, translated as MLTPVNIEWDGWTWNGARRLLARATTAMSDHFADADQQQAVLDELAFEPGVDGSRIGVAAAARVITLGGHVESYAQKMAAERATWRVKGAKAIVDTVDVHRPADGPTDEDIVHRALALLRWDGTVPDERAAWSAPGVRHVVDRLVIG; from the coding sequence TTGCTGACGCCGGTCAACATCGAGTGGGACGGCTGGACGTGGAATGGCGCAAGGCGTCTCCTCGCACGAGCGACCACTGCCATGTCAGACCACTTCGCCGATGCCGACCAGCAGCAAGCCGTGCTCGACGAGCTGGCTTTCGAGCCTGGCGTCGACGGCAGCCGCATCGGTGTCGCGGCGGCCGCCCGCGTCATCACCTTGGGCGGGCATGTGGAGTCGTACGCACAAAAGATGGCAGCCGAACGTGCCACGTGGCGCGTCAAAGGCGCCAAGGCCATCGTCGACACCGTCGACGTGCATCGGCCGGCCGACGGCCCGACGGACGAAGACATCGTCCATCGCGCCCTCGCACTCCTGCGGTGGGACGGCACCGTGCCCGACGAGCGCGCCGCGTGGTCGGCGCCGGGCGTGAGGCATGTCGTCGATCGCCTCGTCATTGGGTGA
- a CDS encoding universal stress protein — protein sequence MLDVLVRSTSADGSGFDVEIAARVAASFRGSLTAVHVVPMGLLPLAPYDPGMLDAAATLEAERLVEEAEKNAPAFSAWASSLGVRNAVWMASAGDATHVMSRIATWHDLYVTQRSSRDDDWWARPAGVARIVLSNRLPTLIVPAGTDPARLAGTVAVAWNGTPGAARALHGARAFVEHARDVVVLVGNDRRAAEVWPTVALPPWLARHRPNARIRQLGDIGDGGEPTGAALLSAAREEQADLLVTGAYGHTRFSEWILGGVTRHLLEHAPLPMVMRH from the coding sequence ATGCTCGATGTGCTCGTGCGCTCGACGAGCGCGGATGGCTCAGGGTTCGACGTCGAGATCGCCGCCCGAGTCGCGGCATCGTTCCGCGGCTCGCTGACCGCGGTTCACGTGGTGCCGATGGGCCTGCTGCCGCTCGCGCCCTATGACCCCGGCATGCTCGATGCCGCGGCGACACTCGAAGCCGAGCGCCTGGTCGAGGAGGCCGAAAAAAACGCACCGGCATTCAGCGCCTGGGCGTCGTCCCTCGGCGTGCGCAATGCGGTATGGATGGCTTCAGCGGGTGATGCGACGCACGTCATGTCGAGGATCGCGACCTGGCACGATCTTTACGTCACACAGCGGTCGTCCCGCGACGACGATTGGTGGGCCCGGCCCGCCGGTGTCGCGCGAATCGTCCTGTCGAACCGCCTGCCGACGCTCATCGTGCCTGCGGGCACCGACCCCGCCCGGCTGGCCGGCACCGTCGCCGTGGCGTGGAATGGAACGCCCGGCGCCGCACGCGCACTGCACGGCGCTCGCGCGTTCGTTGAGCACGCTCGGGACGTCGTCGTGCTGGTGGGTAACGACCGTCGAGCGGCGGAGGTCTGGCCGACCGTTGCACTCCCTCCGTGGCTCGCGCGGCACCGACCCAACGCGCGGATCCGGCAACTTGGTGACATCGGTGACGGTGGTGAGCCGACGGGCGCGGCCCTATTGAGTGCCGCCCGTGAGGAGCAAGCCGACCTGCTCGTCACGGGCGCGTACGGCCACACGCGCTTTTCGGAATGGATTCTGGGCGGCGTTACCCGGCATCTGCTCGAGCACGCTCCGCTTCCCATGGTGATGCGGCATTAG